One Aquisediminimonas profunda genomic region harbors:
- the cobT gene encoding cobaltochelatase subunit CobT produces MSDQSPLDTFKSVLAGTARAMAHEPEIELAFTADAPTQSGKNFRVPMPGRSLPPDQVAEARGFADGMALRLRHHSDAVHAINRPGDPTAAAVFDAIEAARVEALGAKSMEGVRANLSHALSMRMRSDPIARALAVDEVPLSSAIGLLVRERLTGDAPPEVALNGLNMVRDWIEERGAADLDALGLAIDDQAAFATLAQKLLADLDLINANDEFDPNEDGSDEDSDQEEGSDQSQEEGEDGDSQAEMEARADASEGDADEGNEQEIESDSDMEADGEPGDEGEEGMMPVRPNRPLSDLPPSFDYKAWTDKYDEVIAATDLCDEDELTRLRAYLDQQLLHLQGAVTKLANRLQRRLMAQQNRSWDFDQEEGILDAARLARVVTAPGHSLSYKIERDTEFRDTVVTLLIDNSGSMRGRPISIAAISADIMARTLERCGVKTEILGFTTRAWKGGQSRESWLAAGRPSSPGRLNDLRHILYKAADEPWRRAKKSLGLMMREGLLKENIDGEALLWAHSRLIARPEERKILMVISDGAPVDDSTLSVNNGAYLERHLRQVIGWIENRSPVELCAIGIGHDVTRYYQKAVTIMDAEQLGGTMVEQLAGLFDTDN; encoded by the coding sequence ATGTCCGACCAATCGCCTCTTGATACGTTCAAATCTGTGCTTGCAGGCACTGCCCGCGCCATGGCGCATGAGCCGGAGATCGAACTCGCTTTCACCGCTGACGCACCAACGCAAAGCGGCAAGAATTTTCGCGTTCCGATGCCGGGACGATCGCTGCCGCCCGACCAGGTAGCAGAGGCGCGTGGATTTGCCGACGGCATGGCTCTGCGGTTGCGCCATCACAGCGACGCTGTGCATGCCATCAATCGACCCGGAGATCCGACTGCCGCTGCCGTATTCGATGCAATAGAAGCCGCTCGAGTTGAAGCGCTGGGGGCAAAGTCCATGGAGGGCGTTCGTGCAAATCTCTCGCACGCGCTTTCCATGCGCATGCGTTCTGACCCGATTGCTCGGGCCTTGGCAGTTGATGAGGTGCCATTATCTTCGGCCATTGGACTGCTGGTGCGCGAACGGCTGACGGGTGACGCGCCACCGGAAGTTGCACTCAATGGCCTCAACATGGTCAGAGATTGGATAGAGGAAAGGGGCGCAGCCGACCTGGACGCGCTTGGCCTTGCAATCGACGATCAGGCGGCGTTTGCAACACTTGCGCAAAAGCTTTTGGCCGATCTCGACCTGATTAACGCGAATGACGAATTCGATCCGAACGAAGACGGAAGCGACGAGGATTCGGATCAGGAAGAAGGCTCCGATCAAAGCCAGGAAGAAGGCGAGGACGGCGATTCACAGGCCGAAATGGAGGCCCGCGCAGACGCCAGCGAAGGCGATGCCGACGAAGGCAATGAACAGGAAATCGAGTCCGACTCCGATATGGAAGCGGATGGCGAACCCGGGGATGAGGGTGAGGAAGGAATGATGCCCGTGCGGCCGAACCGGCCGCTTTCTGACTTGCCGCCCAGTTTTGACTACAAGGCCTGGACAGACAAATATGATGAAGTCATCGCGGCCACTGACCTGTGCGATGAGGATGAACTGACGCGCTTGCGGGCCTATCTCGACCAGCAACTGCTTCACTTGCAGGGCGCGGTGACCAAACTGGCCAACCGCCTGCAGCGCCGCCTCATGGCACAGCAGAACCGCAGTTGGGACTTTGACCAGGAAGAAGGGATTCTGGATGCGGCGCGGTTGGCGCGCGTCGTGACGGCTCCCGGCCATTCGCTGTCCTACAAGATTGAGCGCGATACCGAATTTCGCGACACGGTCGTGACGCTGCTGATCGACAATTCGGGATCCATGCGCGGTCGGCCCATTTCCATTGCTGCAATCAGCGCGGACATCATGGCGCGAACGCTTGAACGCTGTGGTGTCAAGACAGAGATATTGGGGTTCACAACGCGAGCCTGGAAGGGCGGGCAGAGCCGTGAATCCTGGCTGGCAGCTGGACGGCCCTCTTCGCCCGGGCGCCTCAACGACCTGCGCCACATTCTCTACAAGGCCGCAGACGAGCCTTGGCGGCGCGCGAAAAAGTCGTTGGGCCTGATGATGCGTGAGGGTCTCCTGAAGGAAAACATCGACGGCGAAGCGTTGCTCTGGGCTCACAGCCGGCTCATCGCCAGACCGGAAGAGCGCAAGATCCTGATGGTTATTTCAGACGGCGCCCCGGTCGATGATTCGACGCTGTCAGTGAATAACGGCGCTTATCTTGAACGGCATCTGCGCCAGGTAATTGGCTGGATCGAAAACCGCTCTCCCGTCGAACTCTGCGCCATCGGCATCGGCCATGATGTAACCCGCTACTACCAGAAGGCCGTGACGATCATGGATGCCGAGCAGCTTGGAGGCACAATGGTTGAACAGCTTGCAGGCCTATTCGATACCGACAATTAG
- a CDS encoding response regulator encodes MKILVVDDDSRIRQMTADALRDNGHDVSEADCGATALALLDENISVLLTDVQMPGMTGPELADAAQSRYQRLCIHFMSADTGGIPVEAFRGRPVLAKPFTLSELLALVEN; translated from the coding sequence GTGAAAATCCTCGTTGTCGATGATGACAGCCGTATCCGTCAGATGACGGCAGATGCGTTGCGCGACAATGGGCATGACGTTTCAGAGGCTGACTGCGGCGCAACTGCACTGGCATTGCTTGACGAAAATATCTCGGTGCTTTTGACCGATGTGCAGATGCCAGGGATGACCGGTCCGGAACTGGCCGATGCCGCACAGTCCCGTTATCAGCGGTTATGTATCCATTTCATGAGTGCGGACACGGGGGGCATCCCAGTCGAGGCCTTCCGTGGACGTCCGGTGCTCGCCAAGCCCTTCACTCTGTCGGAATTGCTTGCGCTCGTGGAAAATTGA
- the acnA gene encoding aconitate hydratase AcnA: protein MTAVGQDTLGTRSTLDVGGKSYAYYALNKAAAKFGDISRLPFSMKVLLENLLRFEDGGFTVSTGDIQALIDWQKNPTSDAEIQYRPARVLLQDFTGVPCVVDLAAMRDAIAKLGGDTSKINPLVPVHLVIDHSVMVDEFGHPKAFEQNVEIEYHRNGERYDFLKWGSKSLDNFKAVPPGTGICHQVNLENIAQAVWTSTDASGATVAYPDTCVGTDSHTTMINGLGVLGWGVGGIEAEAAMLGQPVSMLIPEVVGFKLTGVLKEGITATDLVLTCTQMLRKHGVVGRFVEYFGPGLSSLTLADRATLANMAPEYGATCGFFGIDEKTLDYMRLSGRDESQIALTEAYAKVQGLWRYSDSPDPVFTSTLELDMSTVVPSLAGPKRPQDKVALTDVDDVFNGELSSIYKHDGFKRVPVEGKAHDIGDGDVVIAAITSCTNTSNPGVLVAAGLVAKKANAFGLKPKPWVKTSLAPGSQVVTDYLVKAGLQEHLDAIGFNLVGYGCTTCIGNSGPLAEPISKAINSNDIVAASVLSGNRNFEGRVSPDVRANFLASPPLVVAYALKGTVTEDFTTTPIGQATDGTDVYLKDIWPTNQEVADTMAANIDRAMFQARYANVYQGDAHWQAIQVEGSETYQWRAGSTYVANPPYFEGMTMTPAPVGDIIEAKPLAILGDSITTDHISPAGSIKADSPAGTWLMEHQVSKADFNSYGARRGHHEVMMRGTFANIRIKNEMVPGIEGGMSRYGNEVMPIYDAAMRHKADGTALVVVAGKEYGTGSSRDWAAKGTNLLGVRAVIVESFERIHRSNLVGMGVLPLQFKDGDTRTSLGLTGDDSFTIKGIASLKPRQDVDVLVTRKDGSSFTFTALCRIDTANEVEYFMNGGILHYVLRKLAA, encoded by the coding sequence ATGACAGCCGTTGGACAAGACACGCTCGGGACACGCTCGACACTTGATGTGGGAGGCAAGAGCTACGCCTATTATGCGCTCAACAAGGCGGCTGCCAAATTTGGCGATATTTCCAGGCTTCCGTTTTCCATGAAGGTCCTGCTCGAAAACCTGCTGCGGTTCGAGGATGGCGGATTTACGGTCTCGACAGGCGACATCCAGGCTCTCATCGACTGGCAGAAAAATCCTACCTCGGATGCCGAAATCCAATATCGCCCTGCCCGGGTCCTGTTGCAGGATTTCACCGGGGTTCCCTGCGTGGTCGATTTGGCCGCTATGCGCGATGCCATTGCCAAGTTGGGCGGGGACACGTCGAAGATCAATCCGCTCGTACCGGTACACCTTGTTATCGACCATTCGGTCATGGTCGACGAGTTCGGCCATCCAAAGGCCTTCGAGCAGAACGTCGAGATCGAATATCACCGCAATGGGGAGCGTTACGACTTTCTGAAATGGGGCTCGAAGAGCCTCGACAATTTCAAGGCGGTTCCGCCGGGCACCGGCATCTGTCACCAGGTCAATCTTGAAAACATTGCCCAGGCAGTCTGGACGTCGACCGATGCAAGCGGCGCTACGGTCGCCTATCCGGATACCTGCGTCGGGACCGACAGCCACACGACAATGATCAACGGGCTTGGCGTGCTTGGCTGGGGTGTTGGCGGGATTGAGGCTGAAGCAGCGATGCTTGGCCAGCCCGTATCGATGCTGATTCCTGAGGTGGTCGGATTCAAGCTTACGGGCGTGTTGAAGGAAGGCATAACCGCGACCGACCTTGTGCTGACATGCACGCAGATGCTCAGAAAGCACGGGGTGGTTGGTCGTTTCGTCGAATATTTCGGGCCGGGCCTGTCCTCACTGACACTCGCGGATCGCGCGACGCTGGCCAACATGGCGCCTGAATATGGCGCGACATGCGGCTTTTTCGGCATTGATGAAAAGACACTGGATTATATGCGCTTGTCGGGGCGTGACGAATCCCAGATCGCGCTCACGGAAGCCTATGCCAAGGTACAGGGCCTGTGGCGTTATTCAGACTCGCCGGATCCGGTCTTCACCTCGACACTCGAACTTGACATGTCGACGGTTGTCCCGAGTCTTGCCGGACCGAAGCGTCCGCAGGACAAGGTTGCCCTGACCGACGTTGACGACGTTTTCAATGGCGAACTTTCATCCATCTACAAGCACGACGGTTTCAAACGCGTTCCCGTCGAAGGCAAGGCTCATGACATCGGTGATGGCGACGTCGTCATCGCCGCGATTACCAGCTGCACCAATACATCGAATCCCGGCGTCCTGGTTGCGGCAGGTCTCGTGGCGAAAAAGGCCAATGCCTTCGGGCTGAAACCGAAACCCTGGGTGAAGACTTCACTCGCGCCGGGATCGCAGGTCGTCACTGACTATCTGGTGAAGGCCGGGTTGCAGGAGCATCTTGACGCAATCGGCTTCAACCTGGTCGGCTATGGCTGCACGACCTGCATCGGCAATTCCGGTCCTCTTGCCGAGCCGATCTCCAAGGCTATCAACAGCAATGATATTGTTGCGGCCTCAGTCCTCTCGGGCAACCGCAACTTTGAAGGCCGGGTGTCGCCGGACGTCCGCGCAAACTTTCTCGCGTCGCCGCCCCTTGTCGTCGCCTATGCGCTGAAGGGCACTGTGACCGAGGACTTTACCACCACGCCGATCGGGCAAGCGACCGACGGGACGGACGTTTACCTCAAGGACATCTGGCCGACCAACCAGGAAGTGGCCGACACAATGGCCGCAAATATCGACCGCGCCATGTTTCAGGCGCGCTATGCGAACGTCTATCAGGGCGACGCGCATTGGCAGGCTATCCAGGTCGAAGGGTCCGAGACATACCAATGGCGCGCCGGTTCGACCTATGTTGCCAACCCTCCCTATTTCGAAGGCATGACAATGACGCCGGCACCGGTTGGCGATATCATTGAAGCGAAGCCGCTTGCGATCCTTGGAGACTCGATCACAACGGACCACATCAGCCCGGCGGGCTCGATCAAGGCTGACAGTCCGGCCGGTACCTGGCTGATGGAACACCAGGTTTCCAAGGCAGATTTCAATTCCTATGGTGCAAGGCGCGGCCATCATGAAGTGATGATGCGCGGCACCTTTGCCAATATTCGCATCAAGAACGAAATGGTCCCGGGAATCGAAGGGGGCATGTCGCGTTATGGCAACGAAGTCATGCCGATCTATGACGCCGCCATGCGCCACAAGGCCGATGGCACGGCCCTCGTTGTTGTCGCCGGCAAGGAATATGGCACGGGTTCGAGCCGTGACTGGGCAGCCAAAGGCACCAATCTTCTCGGAGTTCGTGCCGTCATTGTCGAAAGCTTCGAACGCATTCACCGCTCGAATCTGGTCGGCATGGGCGTCTTGCCGCTCCAATTCAAGGATGGGGATACGCGCACGTCGCTTGGCCTGACTGGCGATGACAGCTTCACGATCAAGGGCATAGCCAGCTTGAAACCGCGACAGGATGTGGACGTGCTCGTAACCCGAAAGGATGGGAGCAGCTTTACCTTCACTGCGCTTTGCCGGATCGATACGGCCAATGAAGTCGAGTATTTCATGAACGGCGGCATCCTGCACTATGTGCTGAGGAAGCTGGCAGCCTGA
- the purS gene encoding phosphoribosylformylglycinamidine synthase subunit PurS, giving the protein MKMRVHVTLKNGVLDPQGKAIHHALEGLGFSGVNSVRQGKLIELDLDDSVTEAAVEDMCRKLLANTVIENFRIERA; this is encoded by the coding sequence ATGAAGATGCGAGTCCATGTCACTCTCAAGAACGGCGTACTCGACCCGCAAGGAAAGGCGATCCATCACGCGCTTGAAGGTCTTGGCTTTTCTGGCGTCAACAGTGTTCGGCAAGGCAAGTTGATTGAGCTCGACCTGGACGATTCGGTCACCGAGGCTGCGGTTGAAGACATGTGCCGCAAATTGCTGGCCAACACAGTCATCGAGAATTTCCGTATCGAAAGGGCCTGA
- the spt gene encoding serine palmitoyltransferase encodes MTDLFSKFDALIAEKAALMATGVRDPIGIVMDEVKSPTEAVIKGKDTILLGTYNYMGMTFDPDVIRAGKEALDSYGSGTNGSRCLNGTFRDHIDAEDALKEFYGTKHAMVFSTGYQANLGFVSTVAGKGDYVILDADSHASIYDGCFLGNAEIVRFRHNSVEDLDKRLGRLPVEAAKLVVLEGVYSMLGDIAPLDKMVAVAKKHGAQVLVDEAHSMGFYGPNGRGVYEAQGLDGEVDFVVGTFSKSVGTVGGFVVSNHPSFEILRLVCRPYVFTASLPPSVVATAATSIRKLMHAHNKRQHLWENVRQLHGGLKALGFRLPTETPESAIVTVLLDDQDQAVTMWDRMIELGVYVNMARPPATPAGTFLLRCSLCAEHTREQIDTVLGRFAEAGRAVGAIA; translated from the coding sequence ATGACTGACCTTTTCTCAAAGTTCGATGCCCTGATCGCGGAAAAGGCTGCGCTCATGGCGACGGGCGTACGCGATCCGATCGGAATCGTGATGGACGAAGTCAAATCGCCGACAGAAGCTGTCATCAAGGGCAAGGATACGATCCTGCTCGGCACCTATAATTACATGGGAATGACCTTTGATCCGGACGTGATCCGAGCGGGCAAGGAAGCACTTGATTCATACGGGTCTGGCACGAATGGCAGCCGTTGCCTCAATGGCACGTTCCGGGATCATATCGACGCCGAAGACGCCTTGAAGGAATTTTACGGCACGAAACATGCCATGGTCTTTTCAACGGGATACCAGGCGAATCTGGGCTTTGTTTCAACCGTTGCAGGCAAGGGCGACTATGTCATCCTCGATGCAGACAGTCATGCATCAATCTATGATGGGTGTTTTCTTGGCAACGCCGAGATCGTTCGCTTTCGTCACAACAGCGTCGAGGATCTTGACAAGAGGCTCGGTCGCCTGCCCGTGGAAGCCGCCAAACTCGTCGTTCTCGAAGGCGTCTATTCGATGCTTGGCGACATTGCGCCGCTCGACAAGATGGTCGCCGTTGCCAAGAAGCATGGCGCCCAGGTGCTCGTCGACGAGGCACATTCGATGGGTTTCTATGGCCCGAATGGCCGCGGAGTCTATGAGGCTCAGGGACTGGACGGAGAGGTCGATTTCGTGGTCGGTACCTTCTCGAAATCGGTTGGCACGGTGGGTGGCTTTGTCGTGTCCAATCATCCCAGTTTCGAGATTTTGCGGCTGGTTTGTCGTCCCTATGTTTTTACAGCATCCTTGCCACCCAGTGTGGTCGCGACCGCTGCGACTTCAATTCGCAAGTTGATGCATGCCCACAACAAGCGCCAGCATCTTTGGGAAAATGTTCGCCAGCTGCATGGCGGCCTCAAGGCGCTTGGCTTCCGCCTCCCGACAGAGACGCCTGAGTCTGCCATTGTCACCGTCCTGCTCGATGATCAGGATCAGGCCGTTACCATGTGGGACAGGATGATAGAGCTTGGCGTCTATGTAAATATGGCGCGACCGCCTGCGACACCAGCTGGCACATTCCTGCTTCGGTGCTCCCTGTGTGCCGAGCACACACGCGAGCAGATCGATACGGTGCTTGGCCGGTTCGCCGAAGCGGGTAGGGCAGTCGGCGCAATCGCGTGA
- the purQ gene encoding phosphoribosylformylglycinamidine synthase subunit PurQ, with the protein MKSAVIVFPGSNCDRDMAMALELATGRVPEMIWHREAELPDGLDIIAIPGGFSYGDYLRSGAMAAQSPVMRAVVRAAGRGVSVLGVCNGFQVLTEVGLLPGVLMRNAGINFVCRDVSLSVANSQSIFTSRYEQDELLTIPVAHHDGNYFADRATLDRLEGEGRVAFRYQEQVNGSVNDIAGILNAEGNVLGMMPHPERMIEAAHGGTDGLRLFEGLVGRVLA; encoded by the coding sequence ATGAAATCCGCTGTCATTGTCTTTCCCGGTTCCAATTGCGATCGCGACATGGCGATGGCTCTCGAACTTGCAACCGGTCGGGTGCCAGAGATGATCTGGCACAGGGAAGCCGAGCTGCCGGACGGGTTGGATATCATCGCCATTCCGGGTGGGTTTTCCTACGGCGACTACCTCAGGTCGGGCGCGATGGCGGCGCAATCGCCCGTCATGCGCGCTGTCGTGAGAGCCGCGGGGCGCGGCGTTTCTGTGCTGGGTGTATGCAATGGCTTTCAGGTCCTGACGGAAGTCGGTCTTTTGCCAGGTGTGCTGATGCGCAATGCCGGGATCAACTTCGTCTGCCGCGATGTGTCGCTCAGTGTGGCGAACAGCCAGTCGATTTTCACGAGCAGGTACGAGCAGGATGAACTGCTTACCATTCCGGTTGCGCATCATGATGGGAATTATTTCGCGGACAGAGCCACGCTCGATCGCCTTGAGGGCGAGGGCCGGGTTGCATTTCGATATCAGGAGCAGGTCAACGGTTCAGTCAACGATATTGCTGGCATCCTCAATGCCGAAGGCAATGTGCTGGGAATGATGCCGCATCCCGAGCGGATGATTGAAGCCGCTCATGGCGGCACCGACGGGCTGAGACTGTTTGAAGGGCTTGTCGGCAGGGTCTTGGCCTGA
- a CDS encoding Pycsar system effector family protein: MKHIVRGELAMPDDKSPYSPNAVHLVRTTQQINLTLSQMADQKASILMGATFVVFTISVGQASRQGVTAALLVLALFSFISAMLAVFAILPSIATKPSPGGSPNILFFGTFTAMGEDEFADTVLEQLKSDETIYRAMLRDIYQNGQVLQRKKYRFLGYAYRTFLAGLVLTVATLIAERLF; encoded by the coding sequence ATGAAGCACATCGTCCGGGGAGAGCTAGCGATGCCTGACGACAAGTCACCCTATTCGCCCAATGCCGTGCACCTTGTGCGCACGACGCAACAGATCAACCTGACGCTCAGTCAAATGGCGGACCAAAAGGCCTCCATCCTGATGGGGGCAACCTTCGTTGTCTTCACGATTTCGGTCGGGCAGGCAAGCAGACAGGGCGTTACGGCCGCCTTACTTGTGCTTGCGCTCTTCTCCTTCATTTCAGCAATGCTCGCCGTGTTTGCAATCCTGCCGTCCATCGCGACGAAGCCAAGCCCGGGTGGCAGTCCCAACATCCTGTTCTTCGGCACCTTCACTGCAATGGGCGAGGATGAATTTGCTGATACGGTTCTGGAGCAACTGAAAAGTGACGAAACCATCTATCGTGCCATGCTGCGCGACATTTACCAGAATGGCCAAGTCCTGCAGCGCAAGAAATACCGGTTCCTGGGTTATGCCTATCGCACTTTTCTCGCCGGACTTGTGCTGACAGTCGCAACTCTGATTGCTGAGCGACTGTTCTAA
- a CDS encoding PEPxxWA-CTERM sorting domain-containing protein, with the protein MSLVSRATSVACALALSAGASVSSAHAATYVFSLTGGSSSTSGADANSRTFTATSGGTTLNMRVTGWSLTSATQAGVVQDSYLGFYSSGLGVTSGDENGSGNTHTADNQNRYDFFILQFDKAVSLVSGKFTPFSLGNSLDTDATVGFGTTNTPWNSQPALNNQSFATLSGVFNGGFSTLTGGGTTNTRLLNPAANVGNIWLVGAAFNNADRKVDAFKFSNLTVSGSSAVPEPATWAMMILGFGFVGAAMRRRNVQTNVSFG; encoded by the coding sequence ATGAGCTTGGTTTCTCGGGCGACTTCTGTCGCATGTGCTTTGGCACTCTCAGCGGGTGCGTCTGTCTCTTCGGCGCATGCGGCCACCTATGTATTCAGCTTGACGGGCGGATCTTCGAGCACGAGCGGTGCCGACGCCAATTCGCGTACATTCACTGCGACGAGTGGTGGGACGACACTGAACATGCGCGTGACCGGCTGGAGCCTTACGTCAGCGACCCAAGCGGGCGTTGTGCAGGACTCCTATTTGGGTTTTTACAGCTCCGGTCTGGGCGTAACGTCAGGTGATGAAAACGGATCCGGCAACACGCATACGGCTGACAACCAGAACCGGTATGATTTCTTCATCCTGCAATTCGACAAGGCCGTCAGCTTAGTGTCGGGAAAGTTCACACCATTTTCTTTGGGCAACTCCCTCGATACTGACGCGACTGTTGGCTTCGGTACGACGAATACGCCTTGGAATAGCCAGCCGGCGCTTAACAACCAGAGCTTTGCAACGCTTTCGGGCGTCTTCAATGGCGGATTCTCGACGCTGACCGGTGGGGGAACGACCAATACGCGCTTGCTGAATCCGGCTGCCAATGTGGGAAACATCTGGCTTGTCGGCGCGGCCTTCAACAATGCCGATCGCAAGGTTGATGCGTTCAAGTTCTCCAACCTGACCGTCTCGGGGAGTTCAGCTGTTCCAGAGCCGGCCACATGGGCCATGATGATTTTGGGCTTTGGCTTCGTCGGTGCCGCGATGCGCCGCAGGAATGTGCAGACCAACGTCAGCTTCGGCTGA
- a CDS encoding acyl carrier protein: protein MTDRAAITETVAAQIEPFNKKGIALTDATSFQHDLEWDSLTVMDFVAAIEDEFDILITMNMQAEIETVGQLVDAVARLKSE, encoded by the coding sequence ATGACTGACCGGGCCGCCATAACCGAGACCGTTGCTGCCCAGATCGAGCCCTTCAACAAGAAGGGCATCGCTCTGACGGACGCAACAAGTTTCCAGCACGATCTCGAATGGGACAGCCTGACCGTGATGGATTTCGTTGCTGCGATCGAGGATGAGTTCGACATTCTCATCACAATGAACATGCAGGCTGAAATCGAAACCGTTGGCCAACTTGTCGATGCTGTTGCGAGGTTGAAATCGGAATGA
- a CDS encoding ATP-grasp domain-containing protein gives MRLAILTPALDYYVNWHADAGDYRRVFGEAVSFREWRDPGNLKEFDLIMPLLVWGYQHDPVLWDAHLAAWRGLPFANTLPTLRWNTRKTYLVALESRGVAIVPTRVASSFSDQDLESARAIFGDVALVVKPTISGGAEGTHLLRPGDPVPTDVALREMLIQPLMSAISEEGEFSLFYFGGEFSHAILKRPAAGDFRVQEQFGGTEIQIEPPLNSQHLANSVLSALHEPPLYARVDMIRGADGEFQLMELELIEPSLFLRHAPDRGAMFAQAVQHHVEKNHSG, from the coding sequence ATGCGCCTTGCCATACTGACACCCGCGCTCGACTATTATGTCAATTGGCACGCCGATGCGGGAGATTATCGACGCGTGTTCGGAGAAGCTGTCTCGTTCAGGGAATGGCGCGATCCAGGCAACCTGAAGGAATTCGACCTGATCATGCCCCTTCTGGTCTGGGGTTATCAACACGATCCGGTCCTTTGGGATGCGCACCTTGCCGCTTGGCGCGGGCTTCCCTTCGCCAACACGCTTCCAACACTGCGATGGAACACAAGAAAGACCTATCTCGTCGCGCTGGAATCGCGCGGAGTAGCCATTGTTCCAACTCGCGTTGCTTCATCCTTTAGCGATCAGGATCTCGAGTCCGCGCGTGCAATCTTTGGCGACGTCGCCTTAGTGGTAAAGCCAACAATTTCAGGTGGCGCGGAGGGTACCCATCTTTTGCGGCCGGGAGATCCGGTTCCGACCGACGTTGCCCTGCGCGAAATGCTAATCCAGCCACTCATGTCAGCAATTTCTGAAGAAGGTGAGTTCAGCCTGTTCTACTTTGGCGGAGAATTCAGTCACGCCATTCTTAAACGTCCGGCTGCGGGCGATTTTCGCGTCCAGGAGCAGTTTGGTGGCACGGAAATCCAGATAGAGCCGCCGCTGAACTCGCAACATCTTGCGAATTCGGTCCTAAGCGCGTTGCACGAGCCCCCGCTATATGCGCGGGTCGACATGATCCGCGGTGCCGATGGCGAATTCCAGCTGATGGAACTTGAACTGATTGAGCCATCGCTTTTCCTTCGCCACGCACCTGACCGCGGCGCAATGTTTGCCCAGGCCGTGCAGCACCATGTCGAAAAGAACCACAGCGGTTGA